Proteins encoded by one window of Anopheles maculipalpis chromosome 2RL, idAnoMacuDA_375_x, whole genome shotgun sequence:
- the LOC126560016 gene encoding probable 4-coumarate--CoA ligase 1 — translation MLLPVAEMFRSKVKQYKGTICIGGKHDLDKNIYGFEQFLKENHRSELPNIDCHKTAILPYSSGTTGMPKGVELSHYNLVANIAQGAHPSLSKYYQPEYIEKKETILTIPPYFHIYGLNGILHTVLKCKHHIVSIPRYLSIFYHFYHYQA, via the exons ATGTTGCTGCCCGTGGCGGAAATGTTCCGATCGAAGGTGAAACAGTACAAAGGAACGATCTGCATCGGGGGAAAGCATGATCTCGATAAGAACATCTATGGATTTGAG caatttttgaaagaaaatcatCGCAGCGAACTCCCCAACATCGATTGCCACAAAACGGCCATTCTACCGTACTCGTCCGGTACGACAGGAATGCCGAAAGGTGTGGAACTGTCGCATTACAATCTCGTAGCCAACATAGCACAGGGAGCACATCCTTCGTTGTCGAAATATTATCAACCAGAGTACA TCGAGAAGAAGGAAACCATCTTAACCATACCGCCTTACTTCCACATTTACGGCTTGAACGGTATTTTGCATACTGTGCTTAAGTGCAAACACCATATCGTTTCGATTCCCAGGTATTTATCTATTTTCTATCATTTCTATCATTACCAAGC CTAG